The stretch of DNA GGCGGCAGCGGTGGCAGCGGTAGTCGCGGAATTAACCGCTACGGGATCGCCTTACAATGGGATTGGAGGGTGCAATGGCTGCGGCGCGGGGACTGGCATCTCGGAGGGTACTGGGAGCTAAACGCCAGTTACTGGGACGGGGACGATGGCCGTACCGGTAACGATTCCTTGGGCGAGTTCGGCTTGACCCCGGTGTTCCGCTGGCAGACACAATCGCCGATCTACGGTGTGATGCCTTATTTAGAAGCGGCCGTGGGCGTCCACGGCATGACGGATGCCGAGCTAGAGGACAAGGACTTCGATACGGAATTCGCCTTCGGATCACATGGGGGGGCCGGCATACGCTTCGGGCACGAGGGCCGATACGGGATCGGGTACCGGTATCAGCATCTATCGAACCTCGGGATCGGCGATTCTAACCCCGGCATTAATTTCCATTTAGTGCGATTGAGCTATCATTTTTAGTCACGCTGCCGGCAGCCGCCGAAATTCTTCGCGGGTGAGGAGAAACTCCAGCACCCCGGTCAAGGCGC from Pseudomonadota bacterium encodes:
- a CDS encoding acyloxyacyl hydrolase — protein: MRPRKFAVFVGLALACLSPQLVYAFDAVAVEGGSGGSGSRGINRYGIALQWDWRVQWLRRGDWHLGGYWELNASYWDGDDGRTGNDSLGEFGLTPVFRWQTQSPIYGVMPYLEAAVGVHGMTDAELEDKDFDTEFAFGSHGGAGIRFGHEGRYGIGYRYQHLSNLGIGDSNPGINFHLVRLSYHF